One genomic region from Burkholderia latens encodes:
- a CDS encoding oxidoreductase, whose translation MSSLLRIGLMGFGFAGATFHAPVIATSGRTEVAAIATGQPDRARAAYPGARIVPDLDALLALDDIDCVVIATPNDTHFTLARRVLEAGRHVVVDKPVTLTADEALALARLANARSRLFAPFHNRRWDGDFLTVRRIVESGELGRVTWFASHFDRFRPTPRTRWREEPARGGGLLLDLGPHLIDQALVLFGLPQTVSATVKTRRDNGAAPDLVHLLLGYPDKDVALHASALSAIEPPRFTLHGTCGSYQKFGLDTQEDQLKAGLTPDHVEFGGGNPPGVLRVLEGDLEVERPVPTLDGQYAEFYRALAASVHDGAPFPVAPQDAVDVMTIIELAAQSEHEGRRVPFVRRTV comes from the coding sequence ATGTCGTCATTGCTCAGGATTGGTTTGATGGGTTTCGGTTTCGCCGGCGCGACGTTCCACGCGCCCGTGATCGCCACGAGCGGCCGCACCGAGGTCGCCGCGATCGCGACGGGTCAGCCCGATCGCGCGCGCGCCGCGTATCCGGGCGCGCGCATCGTTCCCGATCTCGATGCGCTGCTCGCCCTCGACGACATCGATTGCGTGGTGATCGCCACGCCGAACGACACGCACTTCACGCTCGCGCGGCGGGTGCTCGAAGCCGGCCGCCACGTCGTCGTCGACAAGCCCGTTACGCTCACCGCCGACGAGGCGCTCGCGCTCGCCCGGCTCGCGAACGCGCGCAGCCGCCTGTTCGCGCCATTTCACAATCGCCGCTGGGACGGCGACTTCCTCACCGTGCGCCGCATCGTCGAATCCGGCGAACTCGGCCGGGTGACCTGGTTCGCGTCGCACTTCGACCGCTTCCGCCCGACGCCGCGCACGCGCTGGCGCGAGGAACCCGCGCGCGGCGGCGGCCTGTTGCTCGATCTCGGCCCGCACCTGATCGACCAGGCGCTCGTGCTGTTCGGGCTGCCGCAGACGGTCAGCGCCACGGTGAAAACGCGCCGCGACAACGGCGCCGCGCCCGATCTGGTGCATCTGCTGCTCGGCTATCCGGACAAGGACGTCGCGCTGCACGCGAGCGCGCTGTCGGCGATCGAGCCGCCGCGCTTCACGCTCCACGGCACGTGCGGCAGCTATCAGAAGTTCGGGCTCGACACGCAGGAAGATCAGTTGAAAGCCGGCCTCACGCCGGACCACGTCGAGTTCGGCGGCGGCAACCCGCCCGGGGTGCTGCGCGTACTCGAGGGCGACCTCGAAGTCGAACGCCCGGTGCCGACGCTCGACGGCCAGTACGCGGAGTTCTATCGCGCGCTCGCCGCGTCGGTCCACGACGGCGCACCGTTCCCGGTCGCGCCGCAGGACGCGGTCGACGTGATGACGATCATCGAGCTCGCCGCGCAAAGCGAGCACGAAGGCCGCC